One stretch of Aquimarina sp. Aq107 DNA includes these proteins:
- a CDS encoding TOMM precursor leader peptide-binding protein yields the protein MIENPRLKSNIYITKIDQKLLYVISDQDIVPVSDPLEIDILQEINKGTLSTQELAKSFLDRSDFISTFQIISSLEWRGFIREDDSPYSVRETAYWEELGFDVKKLKKVLDHKSIKIYNVGNIDDTVFRNSCIETGIQITNDNATLNIVLTDDYSNESLNQLNCKFISEQKKWLLIKPNSNEILIGPLFIPDNTACWDCLYHRLTINQPFKQFCKSIGFEQENQVKSNHTISSHIASNMAILEIIKWLYSEKQHTLEDTIVSLDVRVMNSSHHSVTKRPQCRTCGDENIFKKRSAPITIGEKITISNKQGGYRTVSAEETFEKYKKHISNLSGVVPKVSPYHKKEGAPIFNFASGRNRALQSTSLFWLNHHLRSGNGGKGKNSIQAKTGALCEAIERYSLMCHGDEYSFTACYEDLEDAILPNECMNFSETQFKKREEINKNTSKFYAFIPQPFDINEKMEWTSFYSLTYLKYKHVPSCFSYSQYPANDEQKLYSYPDSNGCAAGNTIKEAILQGFFELVERDAAAIWWYNRIRMPEVDLSTSENPYIETIEKYYKSIQRTIYVLDITSDLNIPTFVAISSLINKTSKSNIIYAFGSHVDANIAIERAVIELNQLLPIVQSESYLTKDKVFIDWLDMATFKTDQYLVPKKVEKKNLQKDYPILCDSNIESALSFCVETAKRNDLEVLFLDLTKGDIGLPVVKVIAPGLRHFWRRTGPGRLYDVPVKMGWLDEKLLENELNPKSIFI from the coding sequence ATGATTGAAAACCCTAGGCTAAAGTCTAATATTTATATCACAAAAATTGATCAGAAATTACTCTATGTAATTTCTGATCAAGATATAGTTCCGGTATCAGATCCATTAGAGATTGATATTTTACAAGAAATAAATAAAGGCACATTATCGACACAAGAACTAGCTAAGTCTTTTTTAGACAGATCAGATTTTATTTCTACTTTTCAAATTATTTCATCTTTAGAATGGAGAGGATTTATTCGAGAAGATGATTCTCCTTATTCGGTTCGAGAAACTGCTTATTGGGAAGAGTTAGGTTTTGATGTTAAAAAACTAAAAAAAGTATTAGACCATAAATCAATTAAGATTTATAATGTTGGAAATATTGATGATACTGTTTTTCGGAATTCTTGTATAGAAACAGGTATTCAAATTACTAATGATAATGCTACACTTAATATTGTTTTAACAGATGATTACAGTAATGAATCTTTGAATCAATTAAACTGTAAGTTTATTAGTGAACAAAAAAAGTGGTTATTGATAAAGCCGAATAGTAATGAGATTTTAATTGGTCCACTTTTTATTCCTGATAATACTGCTTGTTGGGATTGTTTATATCATAGATTAACAATTAATCAACCATTTAAACAGTTTTGTAAATCAATTGGTTTTGAACAAGAAAATCAGGTAAAATCTAATCATACTATTTCAAGTCATATAGCTAGTAATATGGCTATTTTAGAAATTATAAAATGGTTATATTCTGAAAAACAACATACACTTGAAGATACTATAGTTTCGTTAGATGTACGTGTTATGAATAGTTCTCATCATTCGGTAACTAAAAGACCTCAATGTAGGACTTGTGGTGATGAAAATATATTTAAAAAGAGGAGTGCTCCGATCACAATAGGTGAGAAAATTACTATAAGTAATAAGCAAGGCGGTTATAGAACGGTGTCAGCAGAAGAAACATTTGAAAAATATAAAAAACACATAAGTAACCTATCTGGAGTTGTACCAAAAGTATCACCTTATCATAAAAAAGAGGGAGCTCCTATATTTAATTTTGCTTCTGGAAGAAACCGTGCCTTGCAAAGCACCTCTTTATTTTGGTTAAATCATCATTTGCGAAGTGGTAATGGTGGAAAAGGTAAAAATAGTATACAAGCAAAAACCGGAGCCTTATGTGAGGCAATTGAGCGTTATAGTTTAATGTGTCATGGTGATGAATATAGTTTTACTGCATGCTATGAGGATTTGGAAGATGCTATCTTACCCAATGAATGTATGAATTTTAGTGAAACTCAATTTAAAAAAAGAGAAGAGATTAATAAAAATACATCGAAGTTTTATGCTTTTATACCACAACCTTTTGATATAAATGAGAAGATGGAGTGGACTTCATTCTATTCTTTGACATATCTAAAATATAAGCATGTACCATCCTGTTTTAGTTACTCTCAATATCCTGCTAATGATGAACAAAAATTGTATTCTTATCCTGATTCTAATGGTTGTGCAGCGGGAAACACCATTAAAGAGGCTATTTTGCAAGGTTTTTTTGAATTAGTAGAAAGAGATGCTGCAGCAATATGGTGGTATAATAGAATTAGAATGCCAGAAGTAGATTTGTCAACTTCGGAAAACCCTTATATTGAAACTATAGAGAAGTATTACAAAAGTATACAACGCACTATTTATGTTTTAGATATTACTTCTGATCTTAATATTCCGACTTTTGTGGCTATTTCTTCTTTGATAAATAAGACTTCAAAAAGTAATATTATTTATGCTTTTGGCTCACATGTTGACGCTAATATTGCTATAGAAAGAGCTGTAATTGAATTAAATCAGTTACTTCCTATTGTGCAATCAGAAAGTTATTTAACGAAGGATAAGGTTTTTATAGATTGGTTGGATATGGCAACATTTAAAACTGATCAATATTTAGTGCCTAAAAAAGTAGAAAAGAAAAATCTTCAAAAAGATTATCCAATTTTGTGCGATTCTAATATAGAAAGCGCACTTAGTTTTTGTGTAGAAACAGCAAAAAGAAATGACCTAGAAGTGTTATTCTTGGATTTAACAAAAGGTGATATCGGATTGCCAGTTGTTAAAGTGATAGCACCTGGACTTCGTCATTTTTGGAGAAGAACAGGACCAGGAAGACTCTATGATGTTCCAGTAAAAATGGGATGGCTGGATGAGAAATTGTTAGAAAACGAACTCAACCCTAAAAGTATTTTTATTTAA
- a CDS encoding FHA domain-containing protein, translating to MAIIKNNETAEIVCLNTQHTFGRNQNTAHTYIPEKDISQSHALISWRGSNWYIQDHSRNGTIVNGEYINNTAVKLAQGFKIQFGENTSTLWEIVNLDPPSSYLKSLKNKNKIIELTTGHAFPNEEEPEVLIYPEDAAWKLEKNGVIDNLVQNRIYVFDNEEYVFVENQVLEDTMDNGHIVNNAYFQFILSSDEEHIRIKIITQNLELDLGERVHNYILLSLARKRLIDVDNGYVYGDQGWMAIDDLLSDMSKEFGKELDTYYLNLKIYRIRKLLLETKPYGYLFANSIERRYGEIRFAHRFFQILKEERCIGEVLAIAN from the coding sequence ATGGCTATTATCAAAAATAATGAAACAGCAGAGATAGTATGTTTAAATACACAACATACTTTTGGGAGAAACCAAAACACTGCTCATACGTATATTCCTGAAAAAGATATTTCTCAATCGCACGCATTAATATCTTGGCGAGGTAGTAATTGGTATATACAGGATCATAGTAGAAACGGTACTATAGTAAATGGCGAGTACATAAATAATACCGCTGTAAAATTGGCACAAGGATTTAAGATTCAATTTGGTGAAAATACCTCAACCTTATGGGAAATAGTAAATCTCGATCCTCCATCTAGTTATCTCAAATCGTTAAAAAATAAAAATAAAATAATAGAACTTACTACAGGTCATGCATTTCCTAATGAAGAAGAACCTGAAGTTCTTATTTACCCAGAAGATGCAGCATGGAAATTAGAGAAAAATGGAGTGATTGACAATTTGGTTCAAAACAGAATTTATGTATTTGATAATGAGGAATATGTTTTTGTAGAAAATCAAGTATTAGAGGATACTATGGATAATGGGCATATAGTTAATAATGCTTATTTCCAGTTTATTCTAAGTTCTGATGAGGAGCATATCCGTATTAAGATAATTACGCAAAACTTAGAATTAGATTTAGGAGAAAGAGTTCATAATTATATTTTATTATCACTTGCCCGTAAAAGATTAATTGATGTAGATAACGGTTATGTTTATGGAGACCAAGGTTGGATGGCTATTGATGATTTATTAAGTGATATGAGTAAGGAATTTGGTAAAGAATTAGATACCTATTATTTAAATCTAAAAATTTATAGAATCAGAAAATTATTGTTAGAAACGAAACCTTATGGATATCTTTTTGCGAATAGTATCGAAAGGCGATATGGTGAAATTCGGTTTGCTCACAGGTTTTTTCAAATTTTAAAAGAAGAACGATGCATTGGTGAGGTGCTCGCAATAGCCAATTAA
- a CDS encoding LytTR family DNA-binding domain-containing protein, with protein sequence MLTAIIVEDMPDALQLLKSDLETNHPEIKIIDTARSVVEAAKSLRTNVPDILFLDIMLGDGTGFDVLEIFPELKSKIIFVTASDEYAIRAFKFAAIDYVLKPYSNEELAQAISKAKEQIQPNKERLNILKDTLSAPEQKPDKISLHTLDKIIIVSLDDIVRCESDSNNTIFYLQDGQKVFVTKTLKYFADMLKNYQFLRVHQSHLINLQCISAFIKADGGYLMLKNGENVPVSVRKKVEVMEILDRMHR encoded by the coding sequence ATGCTTACAGCGATTATTGTAGAAGATATGCCAGATGCACTTCAACTTTTAAAAAGTGACCTGGAAACAAATCATCCCGAAATAAAAATTATAGATACAGCAAGAAGCGTAGTAGAAGCTGCAAAATCTCTTAGAACCAATGTTCCTGATATTTTATTTCTGGATATTATGCTAGGAGATGGTACAGGTTTTGACGTATTAGAAATATTTCCAGAATTAAAATCTAAAATTATCTTTGTAACTGCGAGTGATGAGTATGCTATAAGAGCTTTTAAATTTGCAGCTATTGATTATGTTCTAAAACCATATTCTAATGAAGAACTAGCGCAAGCAATATCCAAAGCTAAAGAACAGATTCAGCCTAATAAAGAAAGACTCAATATTCTTAAAGATACATTATCTGCACCAGAACAAAAACCTGATAAAATATCTTTACACACTTTAGACAAAATTATTATTGTAAGCTTAGATGATATTGTTAGATGTGAATCAGATAGTAACAATACTATTTTTTATCTACAAGATGGTCAAAAGGTATTTGTAACGAAAACTTTAAAATATTTTGCTGATATGCTTAAAAACTATCAGTTTTTACGTGTACACCAAAGTCATTTAATTAACCTCCAGTGCATTAGTGCTTTTATTAAGGCAGATGGCGGTTATCTAATGCTTAAAAATGGAGAAAATGTTCCAGTTTCTGTTAGAAAAAAGGTAGAAGTAATGGAGATCTTAGATCGCATGCATAGATAA
- a CDS encoding KamA family radical SAM protein codes for MLFRSYNNKSFKQTEYYNILPEEEREIFDILSSVFHFKVNNYVLEHLINWAAIPEDPIYRLIFPRKEMLSAFDYEKLKQLFKIGLDEKTRIGFVQSVKKKMHPEVKHAETGFPKMDGKIITGGYRNFPTILNLFPDPMVKTCHAYCSYCFRWVAFDNTEAQKKTAYRDPYDPIPYLKENPEITDVLFTGADPLVLKASAIKKYIDPVLEIESVQVIRINSKALAWWPYRFTTDKDADALLELFRYIQSKGKHLNFCAHFTHARELENEVVKEAIQRIRETGAVIRCQGPLVKGINDTPEDLIALWKEQIANGLIPYYLFVEADHNPESCFRVPLARALHVFQEAQKKTSGLARTVRGPVFMNDLNRVLLDGITELNGEKYFVLKSLQSPPETNGEGKIKLIPFDEHTKDAGDLFELFKEDKLEVSSVY; via the coding sequence ATGTTATTTAGATCCTATAATAATAAGTCTTTTAAACAAACAGAGTATTATAACATTTTACCAGAAGAAGAACGCGAGATATTCGATATACTATCAAGTGTTTTTCATTTTAAGGTAAATAATTATGTGTTAGAGCATTTGATTAATTGGGCAGCCATTCCAGAAGATCCTATATACAGATTAATTTTTCCGAGGAAAGAAATGCTAAGTGCTTTTGATTATGAAAAATTAAAGCAATTATTTAAAATAGGACTGGATGAAAAAACTAGAATTGGTTTTGTTCAATCTGTAAAGAAAAAGATGCATCCAGAAGTAAAACATGCAGAAACTGGTTTTCCTAAGATGGATGGTAAAATTATTACAGGAGGCTATAGGAATTTTCCAACTATATTAAATCTATTTCCAGATCCAATGGTAAAGACCTGTCATGCCTATTGTTCATATTGCTTTAGATGGGTTGCATTTGATAATACAGAAGCACAAAAAAAAACAGCTTATAGAGATCCATATGATCCAATTCCATATTTGAAAGAAAATCCAGAAATTACAGATGTATTATTTACTGGAGCTGATCCTTTGGTGCTAAAAGCGTCTGCAATAAAAAAATATATTGATCCTGTTTTGGAAATTGAGTCTGTACAGGTAATACGAATTAATTCTAAGGCATTAGCTTGGTGGCCTTATCGTTTTACAACGGATAAAGATGCTGATGCATTATTAGAACTTTTTCGATATATACAATCAAAGGGTAAACATCTTAATTTCTGTGCGCATTTTACTCATGCCAGAGAATTAGAAAATGAAGTGGTAAAAGAAGCAATACAACGAATAAGAGAAACCGGAGCAGTAATCCGTTGCCAAGGACCTTTAGTTAAAGGGATTAATGATACACCAGAAGATCTTATAGCACTATGGAAAGAACAAATAGCCAATGGCTTAATACCTTATTATTTATTTGTAGAGGCAGATCATAATCCAGAATCTTGTTTTCGTGTTCCTTTAGCAAGAGCACTTCATGTTTTTCAAGAAGCTCAGAAAAAAACTTCAGGCTTAGCCAGAACTGTTAGAGGTCCTGTGTTTATGAATGACCTTAATAGAGTTCTTTTAGATGGAATAACAGAGCTTAACGGAGAAAAATATTTTGTTCTTAAAAGTCTACAATCTCCTCCAGAAACTAATGGAGAGGGAAAAATCAAGCTTATTCCTTTTGATGAGCACACCAAAGATGCAGGTGACTTATTTGAATTATTCAAAGAAGATAAGTTAGAAGTGAGTTCGGTATATTAG
- a CDS encoding TOMM system kinase/cyclase fusion protein has product MENPSTKNTPNVDIYLENYTILEKIGEGGYGIVYKAIQISTGQTVAIKILKFKEVLDQKSIKQQTARFDRETKLCAEINHPNIVKLLDKGYTNNQEPFAVFEYISGPTLKDLITLHNGISAEETGFLMGQVLDALVSAHAKGIIHRDLKPHNIMVTKTGTRSHIKILDFGIGIFTHDFRTSDYKDITLTHEVIGTPAYSAPEQLRGDPPTVKSDLYAWGLIVLECLIGQPAIQGSSVAEVFQKQLNPSDVPLPPSIFGHSLGKVLSRVLDKNHNRRIATAELVYEEFSKINFNTIVGDIQPQNELLLKSEDATEVNQLVWRSAHSEKRQITVLCAKLILSVSDHAVMEMETLETIQKDQLYLCKEVGVRFGAHISGIIADTIVMCFGYPQGSDNDARRAGRTALELIGQLQKRNTLLFAKHGVGLDIRIAMNSGTVLIKHNTAPEGLVTNTAFNLLYSAPSGQILATETTRKLLDAHLEFEEFTMPDFSGFINTTNVYLLTGERQTEALSNLSPRSADQKMIGREKEQSKIFETWESIDAKNGKAIIIKGQAGIGKSKLIYETKKQFINGGFKVRECRCLPEHQNNALHPIFEMLKRHIGIHDNETIISQLEEALEKVDCSPKKVIPVICSWFSIPLGDNYQISEASPAEQKEILFEGLGQLILYIDKDKKFTLIIEDLHWIDPTSLDFLGAVLSKIDQESIFLLLTARPEFSPEWDFENYSEILLKTLNETASESLVKDILQQKSIEPIALDYITDKTDGIPLFIEDFTRMLLEEKYLVLEGENYALSKNFDATSVPVTLKGLLNARLDHIGFAKETAQLAAAIGREFTYDLLVKSSLHDEAMVQNNLTALMDANLIYHHRRVQNEKYIFRHALIRDAAYDSMVSLLKQEVHGRIAETIENDFEDIVRDNPFEIAEHYASAKDYQKAIVYGLKKTNFSIRRSLNQEAYNESLKCLEWIAECEEGITSWKQELELNRIIIPALMVLEGYGSEQIEVFSKKAMQLEELLKDDVDFMETFQSSGADHTSNWGLAQYHHMRSNRKEALYLCKSIIHKARKTKNRQNILDSLPLMGMFVSTDGFLFDASSYFEEALSLYDKDLDVEIAFRNGIDPKTHAHANYAFNLALKGNIEKAKHHLKEGRDWALQIEHVPSIAITNVYFMQIAWLIKDEKWIQELNNINSAFFEEYPEMGFLAEYSNVYNYWRIGNIDPQKGFSEMRIVSKQTYLHSYLEGVLVDTLINKKLYDQAIETSEKAIKWAKENKEMVFLSPLYRMLAIAMCSKNEKLSDNEIQLFETSVEIAKDQGARIFELQAYEAYKNWIEDKQKKETISIQIQLLK; this is encoded by the coding sequence ATGGAAAACCCCTCGACTAAAAATACCCCAAATGTCGATATTTATCTTGAAAATTATACCATACTCGAAAAGATTGGAGAAGGAGGTTATGGTATTGTATACAAGGCCATACAGATAAGTACTGGTCAAACAGTAGCAATTAAAATACTTAAGTTTAAAGAAGTTCTTGATCAAAAATCGATTAAACAACAGACTGCTCGTTTTGACAGAGAAACAAAACTTTGTGCGGAGATTAATCATCCTAATATTGTTAAACTTTTAGATAAAGGATATACTAACAATCAAGAACCTTTTGCTGTTTTTGAGTATATTTCTGGACCGACATTAAAGGACTTAATTACACTTCATAACGGAATTTCTGCAGAAGAAACAGGGTTTCTAATGGGACAAGTTCTAGACGCTTTAGTGTCAGCACATGCTAAAGGGATTATTCATCGGGATCTTAAACCTCATAATATCATGGTGACCAAAACAGGAACTAGGTCACATATAAAGATATTAGATTTTGGAATTGGAATTTTTACTCACGATTTTAGGACCAGTGATTATAAAGATATCACACTTACTCATGAAGTCATTGGAACTCCTGCGTATAGTGCTCCAGAACAATTAAGGGGAGATCCTCCTACAGTAAAATCAGATTTGTATGCTTGGGGACTTATTGTATTAGAATGTTTAATAGGGCAACCTGCAATTCAGGGTTCAAGCGTTGCAGAGGTTTTTCAGAAGCAACTAAATCCATCGGATGTGCCTTTACCTCCTTCTATTTTTGGTCATTCTTTAGGGAAAGTATTAAGTCGTGTTTTAGACAAAAATCATAATAGAAGAATTGCTACTGCAGAATTGGTTTATGAAGAATTTTCTAAAATTAATTTTAATACCATAGTTGGAGATATACAACCGCAGAATGAGCTATTACTAAAGTCTGAAGATGCTACAGAAGTCAATCAATTAGTTTGGCGCAGTGCTCATAGTGAGAAAAGACAAATTACAGTGCTTTGTGCAAAGCTAATTTTATCCGTATCGGACCATGCTGTTATGGAAATGGAAACCTTAGAAACCATCCAAAAAGATCAGTTGTATTTATGTAAAGAAGTTGGTGTTCGTTTTGGGGCTCATATCTCAGGAATTATTGCGGATACAATCGTAATGTGTTTTGGATATCCTCAAGGTAGTGATAATGATGCGCGTAGAGCGGGTAGAACTGCGTTAGAACTTATAGGACAATTACAAAAGAGAAATACGTTACTTTTTGCAAAACATGGTGTAGGATTAGATATTAGAATTGCAATGAATTCGGGGACAGTACTTATAAAACATAATACTGCTCCAGAAGGTTTGGTAACAAATACGGCTTTTAATTTGTTATATTCTGCTCCCTCAGGACAGATTTTAGCGACAGAAACTACTCGAAAATTATTAGATGCGCATTTAGAATTTGAAGAGTTTACAATGCCAGATTTTTCAGGTTTTATAAATACTACAAATGTATATTTACTTACAGGAGAACGTCAGACAGAAGCACTTTCTAATTTAAGTCCACGTAGTGCTGATCAAAAAATGATTGGTCGTGAAAAAGAACAAAGTAAGATTTTTGAGACTTGGGAGTCCATTGATGCTAAAAACGGAAAAGCGATAATTATAAAAGGACAAGCAGGAATAGGAAAGTCCAAATTAATTTACGAAACCAAAAAACAATTTATCAATGGTGGGTTTAAGGTTCGAGAGTGTCGTTGTCTTCCTGAGCATCAAAATAACGCATTGCATCCTATTTTTGAAATGCTAAAAAGGCATATTGGAATTCATGATAATGAAACTATTATCTCCCAATTAGAGGAGGCTTTGGAGAAGGTTGATTGTTCACCAAAAAAAGTGATACCAGTAATATGTTCTTGGTTTTCTATCCCTTTAGGAGATAATTATCAGATTTCGGAGGCTTCTCCAGCGGAACAGAAAGAGATTTTATTTGAAGGCTTAGGGCAACTTATTCTATATATTGATAAGGATAAAAAGTTCACACTTATTATAGAAGATTTACATTGGATTGATCCTACGAGTTTAGATTTTTTAGGGGCTGTTTTATCTAAAATAGATCAAGAAAGTATCTTTTTATTATTAACTGCTCGTCCTGAGTTTAGTCCAGAATGGGATTTTGAAAATTACTCGGAGATACTCTTGAAAACTCTTAATGAGACAGCAAGTGAATCCTTAGTTAAAGATATCTTGCAGCAAAAATCAATTGAACCAATAGCACTTGATTATATTACAGACAAAACTGATGGGATTCCTTTGTTTATAGAGGATTTTACTAGGATGTTGTTAGAAGAGAAATATTTGGTACTTGAAGGAGAAAACTATGCGTTATCAAAAAACTTTGATGCTACATCAGTTCCAGTGACTTTAAAAGGATTATTAAATGCTAGATTAGATCATATAGGTTTTGCTAAAGAAACAGCACAGCTAGCAGCAGCAATCGGAAGAGAGTTTACTTATGATTTGTTGGTGAAATCATCGTTACACGACGAGGCTATGGTGCAAAACAATCTTACGGCATTAATGGACGCAAACCTTATCTATCATCATCGTAGAGTACAGAATGAAAAGTATATATTTCGTCACGCTTTGATTCGTGATGCTGCCTATGATAGTATGGTATCTTTATTAAAACAAGAAGTACACGGAAGGATTGCTGAAACCATAGAGAATGATTTTGAAGATATTGTTAGGGATAATCCTTTTGAAATAGCAGAACATTATGCGAGTGCCAAAGATTACCAAAAAGCTATTGTTTATGGTCTGAAAAAAACAAACTTTTCGATACGTCGATCTTTAAATCAAGAAGCATATAATGAATCATTAAAATGCCTTGAGTGGATAGCTGAATGTGAAGAGGGAATAACATCCTGGAAACAAGAGTTAGAACTTAATCGAATTATCATTCCTGCTTTAATGGTATTAGAAGGTTATGGAAGTGAACAAATCGAAGTTTTTTCTAAAAAAGCAATGCAATTAGAAGAACTACTTAAGGATGATGTTGATTTTATGGAGACATTCCAGTCTAGTGGTGCTGATCATACTAGTAACTGGGGATTAGCACAATACCACCATATGCGATCTAACAGAAAGGAAGCCTTGTATTTATGTAAATCGATTATACATAAAGCTCGGAAAACTAAAAACAGACAAAACATATTAGATAGCTTACCTCTTATGGGTATGTTTGTTTCAACTGACGGTTTTCTGTTTGATGCTTCTTCTTATTTTGAAGAAGCACTATCATTATATGATAAGGACTTAGATGTAGAGATTGCTTTTAGAAATGGAATTGATCCTAAAACTCATGCGCATGCCAATTATGCTTTTAATCTTGCATTAAAAGGAAATATAGAAAAGGCAAAACACCATTTAAAAGAAGGCCGTGATTGGGCTTTGCAAATAGAGCATGTGCCCTCTATAGCGATTACTAATGTTTATTTTATGCAGATTGCATGGTTGATTAAAGATGAGAAATGGATACAAGAATTGAATAATATCAATTCTGCATTTTTTGAAGAATATCCGGAAATGGGATTTTTGGCAGAATATTCTAATGTATATAATTATTGGAGAATAGGAAATATTGATCCACAAAAAGGTTTTTCTGAAATGAGAATAGTTTCTAAACAAACATATTTGCATTCTTATTTGGAAGGGGTTTTAGTAGATACTTTAATCAATAAAAAATTGTATGATCAAGCTATTGAAACATCAGAAAAGGCTATAAAATGGGCTAAAGAAAATAAAGAGATGGTCTTTTTATCTCCTTTATATCGAATGCTTGCGATTGCTATGTGTTCTAAGAATGAAAAATTATCTGATAATGAAATTCAACTATTTGAAACTTCTGTAGAAATTGCAAAAGATCAAGGAGCTCGAATTTTTGAATTGCAAGCATATGAAGCATACAAAAATTGGATTGAAGATAAACAAAAAAAAGAAACAATATCTATACAGATACAATTGCTTAAATAA
- a CDS encoding isocitrate lyase has translation MTTYNSALDTIRTLKAKHGNTWETISPENAARIAIQNRFKTGLDVAKYTASIMRKDMAEYDANSVNYTQSLGCWHGFVAQQKMIAVKKHKGTTDKTYLYLSGWMVAALRSELGPLPDQSMHEKTSVPKLIEEIYTFLRQADAVELNDLFRRLDAGENVQDEIDNFETHVVPIIADIDAGFGNEEATYLLAKKMIEAGACALQIENQVSDAKQCGHQDGKVTVPHEDFIAKLNALRYAFLELGVEEGIIVARTDSEGAGLTQKLPVSMEEGDLASQYMDFVEAEEVLITEVNENDVLFKRDGKLVRPVRLPNGLYKFKEGSNIDRVVLDCITSLENGADLLWIETPTPNVKQIAHMVNRVKERVPNAKLVYNNSPSFNWTINFRQQAFDLMTASGEDTSAYNREELMDVKYDNTELSKRADEMIRMFQAEASRDAGVFHHLITLPTYHTTALHMNDLVAGYFGDRGMLEYVDSVQRQEIRKGVSCVKHQRMAGSDLGDDHKTFFAGEKALKAGGEKNTSNQFEVKTTTEEPALALDK, from the coding sequence ATGACTACTTATAATTCGGCACTTGATACCATACGTACTCTAAAAGCTAAACACGGAAATACTTGGGAAACCATAAGCCCAGAAAATGCAGCACGTATTGCTATACAAAATAGATTTAAAACAGGATTAGACGTTGCCAAATATACAGCCTCTATCATGCGAAAAGATATGGCTGAATATGACGCTAACAGCGTAAACTACACACAATCATTAGGTTGCTGGCACGGTTTTGTTGCCCAACAAAAAATGATCGCTGTAAAAAAACATAAAGGTACTACTGATAAAACATATTTATATCTTTCTGGTTGGATGGTAGCTGCTTTACGTTCTGAACTAGGGCCTTTACCAGATCAATCTATGCACGAAAAAACTTCGGTTCCTAAATTAATCGAAGAAATCTACACCTTTTTACGTCAAGCAGATGCCGTAGAATTAAACGATCTTTTTCGTCGTTTGGATGCTGGAGAGAATGTGCAAGATGAAATTGATAATTTTGAAACCCACGTTGTGCCTATCATCGCAGATATTGACGCAGGTTTTGGTAATGAAGAAGCGACATATCTTTTAGCCAAAAAAATGATTGAAGCAGGTGCTTGTGCACTACAAATAGAAAACCAAGTATCGGATGCTAAACAATGTGGTCACCAAGATGGTAAAGTTACAGTTCCGCACGAAGATTTTATCGCTAAACTAAATGCCCTTCGATATGCTTTCTTAGAATTAGGTGTAGAAGAAGGTATAATTGTAGCAAGAACAGATTCTGAAGGTGCTGGTTTAACACAAAAATTACCTGTATCCATGGAAGAAGGTGATCTAGCATCTCAATATATGGATTTTGTTGAGGCAGAAGAAGTTTTAATTACCGAAGTAAATGAAAATGATGTACTATTTAAACGTGATGGGAAATTAGTTCGCCCAGTGAGATTACCTAATGGTTTATATAAATTTAAAGAAGGCTCTAATATTGATCGTGTAGTATTAGATTGTATTACAAGTTTAGAAAATGGTGCTGATTTATTATGGATAGAGACGCCAACTCCAAATGTTAAGCAAATTGCTCATATGGTAAATCGCGTAAAAGAAAGAGTACCAAATGCTAAATTAGTTTACAATAATTCTCCATCTTTTAATTGGACAATCAATTTCCGCCAGCAAGCATTTGATCTTATGACTGCTTCGGGAGAAGACACATCGGCTTACAATCGCGAAGAATTGATGGATGTAAAATATGACAATACTGAGTTATCTAAAAGAGCAGATGAAATGATTCGTATGTTCCAAGCAGAAGCATCTCGTGATGCAGGAGTATTCCATCACTTAATCACATTACCAACATATCACACCACTGCATTACATATGAATGATCTTGTAGCAGGATATTTTGGAGACAGAGGAATGTTAGAATATGTAGATTCTGTTCAACGTCAAGAAATTAGAAAAGGAGTATCTTGTGTAAAACATCAACGTATGGCAGGTTCAGACCTTGGAGATGATCATAAAACCTTCTTTGCAGGTGAAAAAGCTTTAAAAGCTGGTGGTGAGAAAAACACTAGTAATCAATTTGAAGTTAAAACAACTACTGAAGAGCCAGCACTTGCTTTAGATAAATAA